From the Pomacea canaliculata isolate SZHN2017 linkage group LG4, ASM307304v1, whole genome shotgun sequence genome, one window contains:
- the LOC112563089 gene encoding carbohydrate sulfotransferase 9-like isoform X1, giving the protein MVWPAKVDGSRFLTGKQLWMAICGIKRIAKCRLDKVYMFTFVTCLCALFLISWKRQDTYRVSKEIEVPSSECHRWCYEYLLETEGMLRHLLSNKGNFTSTRWQHEGSRNNGDNTQVTDIKPNEGGWSSALDTQHTFRLVERLLKNAIPGQGPYPWSKVVHSDQKAARKVESVSLTASLGVIGKQEEELFVILPLQGVRGQTEQGQESGVGQAQTSSEARGGVSSSASQQTGGLAPSEKDTVTLVKDLRDRVQRIAALCPAVRRNQTSAEVNRDHKTAVGRTTGAVSSVERVKGVFYDPGSRTAYCFVPKAGCTFWMRVFAFVTNRTGSARSPWDIPRLTVHAGGNSSNNESNYPHGGPLWYYEKDAMAPDTLRFVVTRDPFSRLWSAYVDKMMLPDFWKTMGVPAVRRFRTHPSQKSKRCGHDVTFSEFVQWSLSVRNSHWEPIHQRCDPCRFRPHVVSDLHTFSRDARPVLRRMGVEWVLTNLTSRGQREAELRTLIEYNFVLLDTPSLPSDCLTETELARLLWKTFQINGYLPIEVQYEQALTSFSVTSFTDHVISRFRASEGLEKRLKEQKRYLMEEAYRSLSPELLQSLREKYDLDFKLFGYSSSPFRA; this is encoded by the exons ATGGTGTGGCCGGCCA AGGTCGACGGGAGCCGATTCTTGACGGGAAAGCAGCTGTGGATGGCGATCTGCGGGATCAAGCGAATCGCCAAATGT CGCCTAGACAAGGTttacatgttcacatttgtcaCGTGCTTGTGCGCTCTCTTTCTGATATCCTGGAAACGCCAAGACACCTACAGAGTCTCCAAGGAAATCGAAGTTCCCAGTTCAG AGTGTCATCGCTGGTGTTACGAGTACCTTTTGGAGACAGAGGGCATGCTGCGGCATTTGCTCAGCAACAAGGGAAATTTCACAAGCACCAGGTGGCAGCACGAAGGAAGCCGCAATAATGGTGACAATACTCAGGTGACAGACATTAAGCCAAACGAGGGTGGATGGTCCAGTGCCCTGGACACGCAACACACATTCCGGCTCGTGGAGAGGCTGCTCAAGAACGCCATCCCGGGGCAGGGACCATATCCGTGGTCAAAGGTCGTGCACTCTGACCAGAAAGCTGCTAGAAAGGTCGAATCCGTCAGCTTGACTGCGAGTTTAGGAGTGATCGGCAAGCAGGAGGAAgaattatttgttattcttcCGCTCCAAGGAGTCAGAGGTCAAACAGAGCAAGGTCAAGAGAGTGGGGTGGGTCAAGCCCAAACGTCATCCGAAGCACGAGGAGGGGTCTCATCTTCTGCCTCCCAGCAGACTGGGGGATTGGCGCCATCCGAGAAAGACACGGTGACGCTCGTGAAGGACCTGCGGGACCGCGTCCAGCGCATCGCCGCCCTTTGTCCTGCTGTACGCAGGAACCAGACTTCTGCCGAAGTTAATCGCGATCACAAAACCGCGGTCGGGCGTACCACGGGTGCTGTGTCCTCTGTGGAGAGAGTAAAGGGTGTCTTCTACGACCCGGGTAGCCGCACCGCCTACTGCTTCGTGCCTAAAGCTGGATGCACCTTCTGGATGCGGGTGTTCGCTTTTGTCACTAACAGAACGGGGTCGGCCAGGTCGCCCTGGGATATCCCTCGCCTGACCGTGCACGCCGgtggcaacagcagcaacaacgaAAGTAATTACCCCCACGGTGGTCCTCTGTGGTACTATGAGAAAGATGCCATGGCCCCCGACACCCTGCGCTTTGTCGTGACACGTGATCCGTTCTCGCGTCTGTGGAGTGCTTACGTGGACAAGATGATGTTACCCGATTTCTGGAAAACCATGGGCGTGCCAGCTGTTCGTCGTTTCAGGACACACCCGAGCCAGAAATCCAAGAG GTGTGGCCATGACGTCACGTTTTCCGAGTTCGTTCAGTGGAGTCTAAGCGTCCGCAACTCCCATTGGGAGCCCATCCATCAGCGCTGCGACCCTTGTCGTTTCCGCCCCCACGTCGTCTCGGACCTTCACACCTTCTCGCGGGATGCACGTCCGGTCCTGCGGCGCATGGGCGTGGAGTGGGTGCTAACCAATCTGACGTCACGAGGACAGCGCGAGGCCGAGCTGCGGACGCTGATCGAGTACAACTTCGTCCTCCTTGACACCCCATCCTTGCCCAGCGACTGTCTGACTGAGACGGAACTGGCCCGCCTGCTGTGGAAGACGTTTCAGATCAACGGTTACCTCCCCATAGAGGTGCAGTACGAGCAAGCTCTGACGTCGTTTTCAGTGACGTCATTCACGGATCACGTGATAAGCAGATTCCGGGCATCGGAGGGCCTGGAGAAACGCCTGAAAGAGCAGAAACGATACCTGATGGAGGAGGCGTATCGGTCTCTATCACCGGAACTTCTACAGAGCCTCAGGGAGAAGTACGACCTCGATTTCAAGTTGTTCGGGTATTCGAGTTCCCCTTTTCGTGCCTAG
- the LOC112563089 gene encoding carbohydrate sulfotransferase 9-like isoform X2: MLRHLLSNKGNFTSTRWQHEGSRNNGDNTQVTDIKPNEGGWSSALDTQHTFRLVERLLKNAIPGQGPYPWSKVVHSDQKAARKVESVSLTASLGVIGKQEEELFVILPLQGVRGQTEQGQESGVGQAQTSSEARGGVSSSASQQTGGLAPSEKDTVTLVKDLRDRVQRIAALCPAVRRNQTSAEVNRDHKTAVGRTTGAVSSVERVKGVFYDPGSRTAYCFVPKAGCTFWMRVFAFVTNRTGSARSPWDIPRLTVHAGGNSSNNESNYPHGGPLWYYEKDAMAPDTLRFVVTRDPFSRLWSAYVDKMMLPDFWKTMGVPAVRRFRTHPSQKSKRCGHDVTFSEFVQWSLSVRNSHWEPIHQRCDPCRFRPHVVSDLHTFSRDARPVLRRMGVEWVLTNLTSRGQREAELRTLIEYNFVLLDTPSLPSDCLTETELARLLWKTFQINGYLPIEVQYEQALTSFSVTSFTDHVISRFRASEGLEKRLKEQKRYLMEEAYRSLSPELLQSLREKYDLDFKLFGYSSSPFRA; the protein is encoded by the exons ATGCTGCGGCATTTGCTCAGCAACAAGGGAAATTTCACAAGCACCAGGTGGCAGCACGAAGGAAGCCGCAATAATGGTGACAATACTCAGGTGACAGACATTAAGCCAAACGAGGGTGGATGGTCCAGTGCCCTGGACACGCAACACACATTCCGGCTCGTGGAGAGGCTGCTCAAGAACGCCATCCCGGGGCAGGGACCATATCCGTGGTCAAAGGTCGTGCACTCTGACCAGAAAGCTGCTAGAAAGGTCGAATCCGTCAGCTTGACTGCGAGTTTAGGAGTGATCGGCAAGCAGGAGGAAgaattatttgttattcttcCGCTCCAAGGAGTCAGAGGTCAAACAGAGCAAGGTCAAGAGAGTGGGGTGGGTCAAGCCCAAACGTCATCCGAAGCACGAGGAGGGGTCTCATCTTCTGCCTCCCAGCAGACTGGGGGATTGGCGCCATCCGAGAAAGACACGGTGACGCTCGTGAAGGACCTGCGGGACCGCGTCCAGCGCATCGCCGCCCTTTGTCCTGCTGTACGCAGGAACCAGACTTCTGCCGAAGTTAATCGCGATCACAAAACCGCGGTCGGGCGTACCACGGGTGCTGTGTCCTCTGTGGAGAGAGTAAAGGGTGTCTTCTACGACCCGGGTAGCCGCACCGCCTACTGCTTCGTGCCTAAAGCTGGATGCACCTTCTGGATGCGGGTGTTCGCTTTTGTCACTAACAGAACGGGGTCGGCCAGGTCGCCCTGGGATATCCCTCGCCTGACCGTGCACGCCGgtggcaacagcagcaacaacgaAAGTAATTACCCCCACGGTGGTCCTCTGTGGTACTATGAGAAAGATGCCATGGCCCCCGACACCCTGCGCTTTGTCGTGACACGTGATCCGTTCTCGCGTCTGTGGAGTGCTTACGTGGACAAGATGATGTTACCCGATTTCTGGAAAACCATGGGCGTGCCAGCTGTTCGTCGTTTCAGGACACACCCGAGCCAGAAATCCAAGAG GTGTGGCCATGACGTCACGTTTTCCGAGTTCGTTCAGTGGAGTCTAAGCGTCCGCAACTCCCATTGGGAGCCCATCCATCAGCGCTGCGACCCTTGTCGTTTCCGCCCCCACGTCGTCTCGGACCTTCACACCTTCTCGCGGGATGCACGTCCGGTCCTGCGGCGCATGGGCGTGGAGTGGGTGCTAACCAATCTGACGTCACGAGGACAGCGCGAGGCCGAGCTGCGGACGCTGATCGAGTACAACTTCGTCCTCCTTGACACCCCATCCTTGCCCAGCGACTGTCTGACTGAGACGGAACTGGCCCGCCTGCTGTGGAAGACGTTTCAGATCAACGGTTACCTCCCCATAGAGGTGCAGTACGAGCAAGCTCTGACGTCGTTTTCAGTGACGTCATTCACGGATCACGTGATAAGCAGATTCCGGGCATCGGAGGGCCTGGAGAAACGCCTGAAAGAGCAGAAACGATACCTGATGGAGGAGGCGTATCGGTCTCTATCACCGGAACTTCTACAGAGCCTCAGGGAGAAGTACGACCTCGATTTCAAGTTGTTCGGGTATTCGAGTTCCCCTTTTCGTGCCTAG